Proteins co-encoded in one Bacteroidota bacterium genomic window:
- a CDS encoding sterol desaturase family protein produces the protein MKVDYIALSIPVFFILIGVELIIAYLQKRELYRFNDAITNISLGIGQQVIGLFMKTALFFGYLFLFTNYRYFNIPATFLNWCILFIAVDFFYYWFHRLSHEVNAMWAAHIVHHQSEEYNLSVALRQSWFQSAFSWVFYLPLAIAGFDPIMFLTISSFNTLYQFWIHTRAINRMGFLEWFMNTPSHHRVHHGSNEKYLDKNHAGTLIIWDRMFGTFQEEEEEPDYGITKPLESWNPFWANWHYWSELFQVAKSKQSVFESLKVFLKSPAELQIEPMVKNTIHDNKKRTVNKYDNHPQQKQWNYYVLYLFVCALIAATLLLFLQHKMNVFQLLVTAVFVLLTLLVCGAILENKKWMKAAEYLRLLFMVVAVFAFYNQSVFSTILFSTLIAAVSSTISFILLTRK, from the coding sequence ATGAAAGTTGATTATATAGCTTTGTCAATACCGGTTTTTTTCATACTCATAGGTGTAGAGTTAATAATTGCTTATCTACAAAAGCGTGAACTCTATCGATTCAACGATGCTATTACCAACATTAGCTTAGGAATAGGACAACAGGTAATTGGCTTGTTTATGAAAACAGCACTTTTTTTTGGGTACCTATTTTTATTTACAAATTATCGTTACTTCAACATTCCTGCTACCTTTTTAAATTGGTGCATATTATTTATTGCAGTTGATTTTTTTTACTATTGGTTTCATCGCTTAAGTCATGAAGTAAACGCAATGTGGGCTGCGCACATTGTACATCATCAAAGCGAGGAGTATAATTTATCGGTTGCTTTGCGCCAAAGTTGGTTTCAAAGTGCATTTTCTTGGGTATTTTATTTACCGCTTGCTATTGCCGGATTTGACCCCATCATGTTTTTAACCATCAGCTCATTCAATACCCTTTATCAGTTTTGGATTCATACTCGAGCTATTAATCGAATGGGTTTTCTTGAATGGTTTATGAATACTCCTTCGCATCATCGTGTGCATCATGGATCGAATGAAAAATACCTGGATAAAAATCACGCCGGTACCTTGATTATTTGGGACCGTATGTTTGGAACTTTTCAAGAAGAGGAAGAAGAGCCTGATTATGGAATAACTAAACCGCTTGAAAGCTGGAATCCATTTTGGGCAAACTGGCATTATTGGAGTGAATTGTTTCAAGTTGCAAAAAGCAAACAATCTGTTTTTGAAAGCTTGAAAGTATTTTTGAAAAGCCCTGCTGAATTGCAAATTGAGCCAATGGTGAAAAACACCATCCATGACAATAAAAAGCGAACGGTAAATAAATATGACAATCATCCACAACAAAAGCAATGGAATTATTATGTACTTTATTTATTTGTATGTGCATTAATTGCCGCGACCTTGTTGCTTTTTTTACAGCATAAAATGAATGTTTTTCAGTTACTAGTAACTGCAGTTTTTGTGCTTCTAACCTTGTTAGTTTGTGGGGCTATACTTGAAAACAAAAAATGGATGAAAGCTGCCGAATACTTGCGTTTGCTTTTTATGGTAGTTGCTGTGTTCGCATTTTACAATCAAAGTGTATTTTCTACAATTCTATTTTCAACGCTTATTGCGGCTGTTTCATCTACCATATCGTTTATACTATTAACTAGAAAATAA
- a CDS encoding lysoplasmalogenase, with amino-acid sequence MEKLVQKNFRYIFLLLTIGYCLVEVNNLSSFRYALKPLLLLSLSYYFYLSTRGVRSKFSRYMQIGLIFSLLGDILLMFTSQSELYFIFGLVAFLLAHVCYCLAFIESFRKNQFSLPELLLAAMPFLLMSGTVFYILMPYLKSMLVPVLAYILVITAMGIFSALRYKSVERSSYYSILAGALFFMLSDTLLAFNKFYQSYSYAGIAIMSTYILAQYLLVEGSLSTIQKKDGIRA; translated from the coding sequence ATGGAAAAGTTAGTCCAAAAGAATTTTCGTTACATTTTTCTGCTGCTTACAATAGGTTATTGCCTTGTTGAAGTGAACAATTTAAGCTCTTTCAGGTATGCTTTGAAACCCTTGTTGTTACTGTCACTTTCTTATTATTTTTACCTTTCAACGCGAGGTGTCAGATCAAAATTTTCACGCTATATGCAAATAGGATTGATATTTTCTTTGCTTGGCGATATACTTCTTATGTTTACTTCCCAAAGCGAATTGTATTTTATTTTTGGATTAGTAGCTTTTTTGTTGGCACATGTATGTTACTGTTTGGCTTTTATAGAATCGTTCAGGAAGAATCAATTTTCCTTACCGGAATTATTATTAGCTGCAATGCCTTTCTTACTTATGTCAGGAACTGTGTTTTATATTTTGATGCCATATTTGAAATCAATGTTGGTTCCGGTTTTGGCTTACATACTTGTTATTACGGCTATGGGAATTTTTTCAGCCCTGCGATATAAATCAGTTGAACGAAGCAGTTATTATTCTATTTTAGCAGGTGCGCTTTTTTTTATGCTTTCAGATACCTTATTAGCATTTAATAAATTTTATCAGTCGTATAGTTATGCTGGCATTGCAATCATGAGTACATATATTTTAGCGCAGTACTTATTGGTTGAAGGAAGTTTATCAACCATTCAGAAAAAAGATGGAATACGAGCTTAA
- a CDS encoding GNAT family N-acetyltransferase produces MEYELKSISILDAAANLEVADLLAHTYGFELAKDKLKHNTYTNKGKSLYIGAYKDGKLAGFNAFIQHDFNHQQQVVESYQSCWSATHSEHRGKGIFAAIINEAKRILKERGAAFIFGFPNANSHPIFVKKLGFYEVPLMKVQAPVMAFSLTKHFLLQSIDPAVGIDIADCYTPNELQIIELKEQELNSNIRIYSAYNNTIWGKKREKVYRGMKLSYFSVGGIVLNKPHLFSQVLAQLVQKERASYIEIIGATTNVYFQLFKNAKPAPHTEPLIIFDLNVNTSPKSNFNLFTGIKDVF; encoded by the coding sequence ATGGAATACGAGCTTAAATCTATATCAATATTAGATGCTGCAGCAAATTTAGAGGTTGCGGATTTGTTAGCGCATACTTATGGATTTGAACTTGCTAAAGATAAGTTGAAACACAACACCTATACAAACAAAGGTAAATCGCTTTATATAGGAGCATATAAAGATGGAAAGCTTGCTGGGTTTAATGCTTTTATTCAACACGATTTTAATCATCAACAACAAGTAGTTGAAAGCTATCAGAGTTGTTGGAGTGCAACACATAGCGAACACCGAGGTAAGGGAATTTTTGCAGCAATTATTAATGAGGCAAAACGTATTTTAAAAGAACGTGGCGCTGCTTTTATTTTTGGATTTCCGAATGCGAATTCACATCCAATTTTCGTTAAGAAATTAGGGTTTTATGAAGTTCCTTTGATGAAGGTTCAAGCACCAGTTATGGCGTTTTCACTGACCAAGCATTTTTTGCTTCAATCAATTGATCCAGCTGTTGGTATTGATATTGCGGATTGCTATACTCCAAATGAATTGCAAATAATTGAGTTGAAGGAACAGGAATTGAATTCAAATATTCGTATTTATAGTGCCTACAACAATACTATTTGGGGCAAAAAACGCGAAAAGGTTTACCGAGGAATGAAGCTCAGTTATTTTAGTGTCGGTGGTATTGTACTTAACAAACCACATTTGTTTAGTCAAGTGTTAGCCCAACTGGTGCAAAAGGAAAGAGCAAGTTATATTGAAATAATTGGTGCAACAACCAATGTTTACTTTCAGCTTTTTAAAAATGCAAAACCAGCGCCGCATACAGAGCCTTTAATAATATTTGATTTGAACGTTAACACGAGTCCAAAAAGTAATTTTAATTTGTTCACCGGCATTAAGGACGTTTTTTAA
- the recQ gene encoding DNA helicase RecQ, whose amino-acid sequence MLAVESSLLDNLQKYFGFDSFKGDQEAIINNVLEGKDTFVIMPTGGGKSMCYQLPALMKPGTAIVISPLIALMKNQVDAMRNFGTEDGIAHFLNSSLNKTEIAQVKRDITAGKTKLLYVAPESLTKEENVTFLKDINISFFAIDEAHCISEWGHDFRPEYRRLRPIIEQIGTVPIMALTATATPKVQQDIQKNLGMSEANVFKSSFNRKNLYYEVRPKVNVIKEIIKYIKSQSGKSGIIYCLSRKKVEEIAETLQVNGIKAMPYHAGLEANVRAKTQDDFLMEEIDVIVATIAFGMGIDKPDVRFVIHHDIPKSLEGYYQETGRAGRDGGEGNCVVFYSYDDIVKLEKFMKGKPVAEQEIGKQLLIETVGYAETASCRRKVLLHYFGEEFPHDNCGGKCDNCLHPKQRFEGEESICMVLETVLEIKEKFKAKHVAQVLCGISTTQTKSYKHEKLEVFGKGSEYDEKYWTAVIRQSIINGFLLKDIENYGLLRVSDKGKEYLEKPYSMMLTKDVDYDAIAEDDDIVAGSGGGKTAAADETLFAMLKDLRKKIAKQKSVPPFVVFQDPSLEDMAIQYPITMDEMKQIVGVGQGKALRFGKEFVDLIKKYVDENEIDRPMDMVVKSVVNKSGLKVYLIQNIDRKIPFEDLAKAKGISMNDVISEIESIVSSGTKVNIDYYIDDTIDDDKQEEVVDYFKTAETDSVEEALKELGEEDYTEEEIRLMRIKFISEMGN is encoded by the coding sequence ATGTTAGCAGTTGAATCGTCGTTATTAGACAACCTTCAAAAGTATTTTGGGTTCGATAGTTTTAAAGGAGATCAGGAAGCCATTATCAATAACGTATTAGAAGGAAAAGACACATTTGTAATTATGCCAACCGGGGGCGGTAAAAGTATGTGCTATCAATTACCCGCATTAATGAAGCCGGGAACAGCCATCGTAATATCGCCACTAATTGCCTTGATGAAAAATCAAGTAGATGCCATGCGCAATTTTGGAACGGAAGATGGCATTGCCCATTTTTTAAACTCCTCTTTGAATAAAACAGAAATTGCTCAAGTTAAAAGAGACATTACTGCGGGTAAAACGAAACTGTTATATGTTGCCCCTGAATCCTTAACCAAAGAAGAAAATGTTACTTTTTTAAAAGATATAAATATTTCATTTTTTGCAATCGATGAGGCCCATTGTATTTCTGAATGGGGCCATGATTTTCGTCCGGAGTACCGCCGACTTCGCCCCATCATTGAGCAAATCGGTACAGTGCCTATTATGGCATTAACTGCAACTGCCACACCCAAAGTACAACAGGACATACAAAAAAACCTGGGCATGAGTGAGGCCAATGTGTTTAAGTCCTCTTTTAACCGAAAAAATTTATACTATGAAGTTCGCCCTAAGGTGAATGTGATTAAAGAAATAATTAAATACATTAAATCACAAAGCGGAAAGTCGGGTATTATTTATTGCTTGAGCCGCAAAAAGGTGGAAGAAATTGCAGAAACCCTTCAGGTGAATGGAATTAAAGCCATGCCATATCATGCCGGATTAGAAGCAAATGTACGTGCTAAAACTCAGGATGATTTTTTGATGGAAGAAATTGATGTAATTGTTGCAACAATAGCTTTCGGGATGGGTATTGATAAACCGGATGTACGTTTTGTAATTCATCACGATATTCCTAAAAGCTTAGAAGGATATTATCAAGAAACTGGGCGTGCCGGAAGGGATGGAGGAGAAGGAAATTGTGTAGTGTTTTACAGCTACGACGATATTGTAAAGCTTGAAAAATTTATGAAAGGCAAGCCGGTTGCTGAACAGGAAATTGGTAAGCAATTGTTAATTGAAACAGTAGGTTATGCCGAAACTGCAAGTTGCCGTCGTAAAGTTTTATTGCATTATTTCGGAGAAGAATTCCCACACGATAACTGTGGAGGAAAATGCGATAATTGTTTGCATCCGAAACAACGCTTTGAAGGCGAAGAAAGTATTTGCATGGTGCTCGAAACCGTTTTAGAAATTAAAGAAAAGTTTAAAGCAAAACATGTTGCTCAAGTACTTTGTGGTATAAGCACTACCCAAACAAAATCCTACAAGCATGAAAAACTGGAAGTGTTTGGAAAGGGTTCTGAATACGATGAAAAATACTGGACTGCTGTAATTCGCCAATCCATAATCAACGGTTTTTTGTTGAAGGATATTGAAAACTATGGTTTGTTGCGTGTAAGCGATAAAGGCAAAGAGTATCTCGAAAAGCCTTATTCGATGATGCTTACCAAAGATGTTGATTACGATGCTATCGCTGAAGACGATGATATTGTTGCAGGAAGTGGAGGTGGAAAAACCGCTGCTGCAGATGAAACGCTATTTGCCATGTTGAAAGATTTGCGTAAGAAAATAGCAAAACAAAAAAGCGTGCCTCCTTTCGTAGTATTTCAAGATCCTTCACTTGAAGACATGGCTATTCAGTATCCGATTACCATGGATGAAATGAAGCAGATAGTAGGAGTGGGACAAGGAAAAGCATTGCGATTTGGGAAAGAGTTTGTAGACCTCATTAAAAAATACGTTGACGAAAATGAAATCGACCGCCCGATGGACATGGTGGTGAAGTCGGTGGTTAACAAATCAGGATTAAAAGTGTATTTGATACAAAACATTGACCGTAAAATTCCATTTGAAGATTTGGCCAAAGCAAAAGGCATTAGCATGAACGATGTTATTAGCGAAATTGAAAGTATTGTGTCAAGCGGAACCAAAGTAAACATCGACTATTATATTGACGATACCATTGACGACGATAAGCAAGAAGAAGTAGTTGATTACTTTAAAACTGCCGAAACCGACTCTGTTGAGGAAGCATTAAAAGAACTGGGTGAAGAAGATTATACCGAAGAAGAAATACGTTTGATGCGCATTAAATTTATTTCTGAGATGGGGAATTAA
- the murQ gene encoding N-acetylmuramic acid 6-phosphate etherase: MFTKTTESDSKYAALEKMSVNELLLNINAEDKTVPHAVEKVIPKIEKLVTQIVERLKSGGRLFYMGAGTSGRLGIVDASECPPTFGVEHGVVVGLIAGGDSAIRKAVEFAEDDTEQGWKDLQAYQITSKDVVIGIAASGTTPYVIEALKKCNENNIVTGAITCNQQSPLALTAKFPIEIVVGPEFVTGSTRMKSGTAQKLVLNMISTSVMIQLGRVKGNKMVDMQLSNNKLIDRGARMIANELNIDFEQASNLLEKYGSVRKAVEQYKK, from the coding sequence ATGTTTACAAAAACAACTGAAAGCGATTCAAAGTATGCGGCATTGGAAAAAATGTCGGTAAACGAATTGCTACTAAATATAAATGCCGAAGATAAAACTGTACCACACGCAGTTGAAAAGGTTATTCCCAAAATTGAAAAATTAGTAACTCAAATAGTTGAGCGTTTGAAATCAGGAGGGCGACTTTTTTACATGGGAGCAGGAACGAGCGGCAGACTTGGTATAGTTGACGCTTCTGAGTGTCCGCCTACTTTCGGTGTGGAACATGGTGTTGTAGTTGGACTCATTGCAGGAGGTGATTCAGCCATACGTAAAGCTGTTGAATTTGCCGAAGATGATACCGAACAAGGTTGGAAAGATTTGCAAGCATATCAAATTACAAGCAAAGATGTTGTAATTGGTATTGCTGCGTCAGGCACCACACCTTATGTGATTGAGGCACTTAAAAAATGCAATGAAAACAATATCGTCACTGGAGCAATCACCTGCAACCAACAATCTCCTTTAGCTCTAACTGCAAAATTTCCAATAGAAATTGTCGTAGGTCCAGAATTCGTAACCGGTAGTACCCGCATGAAATCTGGAACTGCTCAAAAGCTTGTTTTAAACATGATTAGTACATCCGTTATGATACAATTGGGTCGCGTAAAAGGCAACAAAATGGTTGATATGCAATTGAGCAATAATAAGCTAATTGATCGTGGAGCCCGAATGATTGCAAATGAATTGAATATTGATTTTGAGCAAGCTTCGAATTTACTCGAAAAATATGGCAGTGTAAGAAAGGCTGTTGAACAATACAAGAAATAG
- a CDS encoding Crp/Fnr family transcriptional regulator, with protein sequence MVSNLTQSCAIIHSLTLPSTPQNAIDLIKSDTKVKVFQKGEFVLISEQEVQFVFGINSGMAKFYFMDHFGNEFTIKILKAGDVFGYRHIIENELFAGYMQIIETAEVCSMSKNVFLKLLEEEITVNRKLIDNLCDDIRTAKETIANLSLKDVKHRICSILIKLHKQFSMPGSDDINVDLSREDFAKLVGVARESLSRSLSDLANDKIILLDKKKIKVIDWIKLHQFSKI encoded by the coding sequence ATGGTTTCAAACCTTACTCAAAGTTGCGCCATTATTCATTCCTTAACTTTACCGTCTACCCCGCAAAACGCTATCGATTTAATTAAATCGGATACAAAAGTTAAAGTATTTCAAAAGGGTGAATTCGTTTTAATTTCGGAACAGGAAGTACAATTTGTTTTCGGAATAAATTCCGGAATGGCTAAGTTTTATTTTATGGATCATTTTGGAAATGAGTTTACCATAAAAATATTAAAAGCCGGCGATGTTTTTGGTTATCGACATATTATCGAAAACGAATTATTTGCCGGATATATGCAAATCATCGAAACCGCTGAAGTTTGTAGTATGTCGAAAAACGTGTTTCTAAAACTATTGGAGGAAGAGATTACTGTAAACCGAAAATTAATAGATAATCTTTGTGACGATATTCGTACCGCAAAGGAAACAATTGCCAACCTTTCTCTAAAAGATGTAAAACATCGCATTTGTTCAATTTTAATAAAGCTACACAAACAATTCAGCATGCCCGGAAGTGATGATATAAATGTGGATTTAAGTAGAGAAGATTTTGCTAAACTTGTTGGAGTTGCTCGAGAATCCTTATCTAGAAGTTTAAGTGATTTAGCCAACGATAAAATTATTTTACTCGATAAGAAAAAAATTAAAGTGATAGACTGGATTAAGTTGCACCAGTTTTCTAAAATTTAG
- a CDS encoding fibronectin type III domain-containing protein: protein MQKKTVTFLGFLFIVLFSLSTQRVSAQQIAYKGIYIDSFDGILGNTSKEDSLLHYLKDSSFNSIICYRMSSVVSATLNSTKNNTLAAFLKKARSQYGIKNILASSESYDTFKSLIAPYNRSRADSLERFNYYYLEFEFWNSHSTSPVSSSNNGYYCTTYLQPKGYSCDTSGAFLYYRKMLKSLDSLALKDGIRSATYIGNPNQGQCKFIATTVDLLLCDNYTSTISNIFTNVKTRFTYLGSTTKTLQIVPIFASYSPGGTFLGDWLCKAPIGPHSEKGIYTNYFLPRYNAETGSWKSKLNLLGYQWYRYSGMPHNGNYSSGNFCTAPTTSTVSSVTASSASVNWQAMSGGLSYLLYYRTSGSTTWQGPLASSSNADTLSNLLASTTYDYQIKSVCVSSTSSTSTIFNFTTLSNNNCGIPSNLTASSITDNSAILSWNSVSTASSYTLRYRKVGSTNWTTQSVSANSYTVLALTASSIYEFQTMANCSSGSGNYSSSVMFSTLAPPCNIPSNISSSSITENSATIKWTAVSGASSYTLQYRIIGAGSWNTTTSTTTSKQLVALVSGSTYEVQVQTNCSATNTSNFSASTPFTTLVNLCVTPINVIASAATTTSFTINWTAVSSSNGYKVQYRKQSSSSWTTLSTNFNFKNIGSLTASTTYEFAVATQCASGVSAYSTIQSITTLSNSATCDVPNGLFTTNVSTSSVTLNWASVSGASSYKVQYRKIGNTSWLSKTTSFTNKKLTSLSANTTYEYQVQTICSNGTSAYSIISSFYTGTTAVQARLADSSTVHPIENTAKQKAADSGLITNSESFTMFPNPGENGNIHVRLQLGHPAEVKIELVDMLGKRLYSGKIITDQQGYAESKLPLEIQLKVGIYQFIATTPTQKFQCKYIIK, encoded by the coding sequence ATGCAAAAAAAAACGGTAACATTTCTAGGATTCTTGTTCATTGTTCTCTTTAGTTTAAGTACACAAAGAGTAAGTGCACAACAAATTGCCTACAAAGGAATTTATATTGATTCGTTTGATGGAATACTTGGAAATACCAGTAAAGAAGACAGTTTATTACATTATTTAAAAGACAGTTCTTTCAACAGTATAATTTGCTATCGAATGTCGTCGGTTGTAAGTGCTACATTAAACAGCACAAAAAACAACACATTAGCGGCATTTCTAAAAAAAGCGCGCAGTCAATATGGAATTAAAAATATTTTGGCAAGTAGTGAAAGCTACGATACTTTTAAATCATTAATTGCTCCTTACAACCGATCACGTGCAGATTCTCTTGAGCGTTTTAATTACTATTATCTTGAATTCGAATTTTGGAACTCGCACTCTACCAGTCCGGTTTCGAGCAGCAACAATGGATACTATTGCACAACTTATCTGCAGCCTAAAGGCTATTCATGCGATACTTCCGGAGCATTTTTATATTACCGTAAAATGCTTAAAAGCCTTGATTCGCTGGCTTTAAAAGATGGAATCCGTTCGGCTACTTACATCGGAAATCCGAATCAGGGGCAATGTAAATTCATTGCAACAACAGTTGATTTACTCTTATGTGACAACTACACTTCAACCATATCAAACATTTTTACAAATGTTAAAACCCGATTTACCTATTTAGGTTCAACTACTAAAACCTTACAAATAGTACCCATTTTTGCAAGCTACTCACCCGGTGGAACGTTTCTAGGTGATTGGCTATGCAAAGCACCAATAGGGCCTCACAGCGAAAAGGGCATCTACACAAATTATTTTCTTCCTCGATACAATGCCGAAACAGGAAGTTGGAAATCGAAATTGAATTTGTTGGGATATCAATGGTATAGGTATTCAGGAATGCCACATAATGGGAATTATAGTTCCGGCAATTTTTGTACTGCCCCAACAACCAGCACTGTTTCTTCTGTTACTGCTTCTTCTGCAAGTGTTAATTGGCAAGCCATGTCTGGTGGGTTAAGTTATTTGCTTTACTACAGAACTAGTGGAAGCACTACTTGGCAAGGACCATTAGCAAGTTCAAGCAATGCTGATACTTTAAGTAATTTGCTTGCTTCAACTACTTACGATTATCAAATTAAAAGTGTTTGTGTAAGCTCAACAAGCAGCACTTCAACAATTTTTAATTTTACAACTTTATCAAACAATAATTGCGGAATCCCATCCAACCTAACTGCTTCAAGTATTACCGATAACTCGGCAATTTTAAGTTGGAATAGTGTTAGCACAGCCAGTAGTTATACCTTACGCTATCGAAAAGTGGGTTCAACAAACTGGACTACACAAAGTGTTTCTGCCAATTCTTATACTGTTCTAGCGCTTACCGCATCGAGCATATATGAATTTCAAACAATGGCAAATTGTTCCTCAGGTTCGGGCAATTATAGTTCGTCGGTCATGTTTTCTACTTTGGCACCACCTTGCAATATCCCATCCAATATTAGCAGCAGCAGTATTACTGAAAATTCAGCAACAATAAAATGGACTGCAGTTAGTGGAGCAAGCAGTTATACACTTCAATACCGCATTATTGGTGCCGGCAGTTGGAATACTACAACAAGCACCACAACCAGCAAACAATTGGTAGCATTGGTTTCAGGAAGTACCTACGAAGTTCAAGTACAAACCAATTGCTCTGCAACTAACACGAGCAACTTTTCTGCTTCAACTCCATTTACGACACTTGTAAATTTGTGCGTTACTCCTATAAATGTAATTGCCAGCGCTGCCACCACAACCTCCTTCACCATCAACTGGACAGCCGTTTCTTCATCAAACGGATATAAAGTACAATATCGCAAGCAATCGAGTAGCTCATGGACAACATTAAGTACGAATTTCAATTTTAAAAATATTGGCTCACTGACAGCTTCAACAACTTATGAATTTGCTGTTGCCACGCAATGTGCTAGCGGAGTAAGCGCATACTCTACCATACAATCCATAACAACACTCAGTAATTCCGCTACTTGTGATGTGCCAAATGGTTTATTTACAACCAATGTCAGTACTAGTTCTGTAACACTAAATTGGGCCTCTGTTAGTGGTGCTTCAAGTTATAAGGTTCAATACCGAAAAATAGGAAACACATCGTGGCTGTCAAAAACAACCTCTTTTACCAATAAAAAATTAACCTCATTAAGCGCCAACACTACCTATGAATATCAAGTACAAACAATATGTTCAAATGGGACAAGTGCTTATTCAATTATTAGTTCATTTTACACCGGAACTACAGCGGTGCAAGCGCGTTTAGCAGATTCGTCTACCGTTCATCCAATAGAAAATACTGCTAAACAAAAGGCAGCTGATTCAGGTTTAATAACGAACTCCGAAAGTTTCACAATGTTTCCTAATCCAGGTGAAAATGGAAATATTCATGTAAGACTTCAATTAGGTCATCCAGCAGAAGTAAAAATAGAACTGGTTGATATGTTAGGAAAGAGGTTATACTCAGGTAAAATTATCACCGATCAACAAGGGTATGCTGAATCAAAATTACCACTTGAGATTCAATTGAAAGTAGGCATCTATCAATTTATTGCCACAACACCTACTCAAAAATTTCAATGTAAATACATCATAAAATAA
- a CDS encoding T9SS type A sorting domain-containing protein: protein MKLKRFYPLAIFIGVAVIATADILSDNGKAGRTGSPGETSCTGCHNSYALGAGGGSLTITASNMPNWQYVPGQVYHLTATVTRSGNSLFGIGFEALKTNGNTPAGTFTITNTASTTIKSATINGTSRPNVVHKLNGGTGSGSKAFTFDWTAPTTDVGNIVFYASGNACNNNGGETGDYVYVASQTITPAVATGITSNDNSKGNLKVYPNPVHENITVEYFIDTPSQVQLSLTSLSGNKILTLLNETQFGGNYIQNFNIGSKVTRGVYLICIEADGKKETKKIIVN, encoded by the coding sequence ATGAAACTAAAAAGATTTTACCCCCTAGCAATTTTTATTGGTGTAGCAGTAATTGCAACAGCCGATATTTTATCAGATAATGGAAAAGCAGGTAGAACAGGTTCTCCGGGAGAAACTAGCTGCACTGGTTGTCATAATTCGTATGCACTTGGAGCAGGTGGTGGTTCATTAACTATTACTGCTTCTAATATGCCTAACTGGCAATATGTACCGGGACAGGTGTATCATCTTACAGCTACTGTAACACGAAGCGGAAATTCTCTTTTTGGAATTGGATTCGAAGCATTAAAGACAAATGGAAATACTCCTGCAGGAACTTTTACAATAACCAATACAGCTTCTACAACTATTAAATCGGCTACAATTAATGGAACATCACGTCCGAATGTTGTACACAAACTAAATGGAGGAACCGGCAGTGGAAGTAAGGCTTTTACTTTTGATTGGACAGCGCCTACAACTGATGTTGGGAATATTGTTTTTTATGCTTCAGGAAATGCATGTAATAATAATGGTGGTGAAACGGGAGATTATGTATACGTTGCAAGTCAAACAATCACACCGGCTGTTGCAACCGGTATTACATCAAACGACAATTCAAAGGGAAATTTAAAGGTATATCCGAATCCTGTTCATGAAAATATAACAGTTGAATATTTTATTGATACTCCTTCACAAGTGCAACTCTCACTGACTTCTTTATCAGGGAATAAAATTCTGACATTGTTGAATGAAACTCAATTTGGAGGCAATTACATTCAAAATTTTAATATCGGAAGCAAAGTTACCAGAGGAGTTTATTTGATATGTATTGAAGCAGATGGAAAAAAAGAAACGAAGAAAATTATTGTGAATTAA